ATGACTAGCaaaatcaacattttttttaccaaatcaTCTATGAATGAAAATGATGTACAAAAGCCCGATGCATGTCTCATTTCTTTGGTTCCATAAAAGCCAACATGTTATGCAAAAGATCTCTAAGTTTGGTATGCTTAATTGGTCTAACATATATACATTTACATTAAAATAAGGAAGATTGAAAGGTGATGATGCACAAATATCGTCGGTGAGTTGATCGTCCACACATGTGTCGAATGGGGTATCTGAAGAacaaagaagatgaaaagcctACAGAGAGCACTGGTGAGGTGccggccaaagaccctccgaaTGTTAAGTTAGTGATAGAAGATTCTTCAATAACTGAAAAAGTGTAAGAGTTAGGAAATTGCACGTACCTCTAAGGAGAGGAGACTTGGTACTTATATAATGGCGTAGAGCTGACCAAGATCCCTTGAACGTAGGGGCTTTCCTTGTACGGAAGATTTAGAGTTAAAACTTTGAGATCTTAGGGCTTCTCTTCCCATATATGGAAGATATAAACGTGTAGTAGGGTCTTTATGCGTGGTTTGCAAGCTATTTCCATGTAGGGACATATGAGTGGAGGTTACATAAAAGGCTTGTGGGACCCAGCACATCAACCGTCAGTGGGCCCGTCAAGATGATCCTCCATCTGTCAGTGTACTCACCCATTTGTCAGGATGAAACTTCAACCATCGGTATCCATGTAAAGAATGGAGTGTGAATAGTCTATCAGGTACATACGCGAGCAACCCAACAAGTCTTCGAGAATAGCGAACTACTAATCCGTTAGGATGTTGAGGCCTTTGAATAGGGAGCTTATCTTGACGGGTCCTTGGTTCATGGGGTTGGTAGGAGTGACTTCCACCTCGACGGATCAAAATGTACTAATGATTTTTTACGAACGAAAATACCCATATCAAAAGGCTTTaagcatgattttttaaatcGGAATGgtcaaagaaatgaaaatagGTCCAATTCTCAATTTTGATCGATTGAACTGTTGGTTTTCCCTGTTCAACTAGTCAATCcggtttggtttttaaaacagtgGCCTTAAGTAGGCTTCACCCAACTCTTACGTTAAGTTTCATCAACAGCTAAGCAAGACCATAAAGTATGGGTCAAATCTTCTTGCTCATCCCCCACAAACATCAAAAGTTAAGTTGGAGATTATTTTGCGTCataacatatttatttttgtaggaAGCTAGTCTCTGCACGCCTTTCATAGAAACAACTTTATTTTGTTGGGTACTCGaaatttccaaatttgattCCATAAGTGTGGGATTGCAAATTGTTTGAATACCGTGAATGTTCAACACAAAGCATATCATTagcaattttaacaaaattttgctTCAAATCATTACTTGACCAAATCATGACATCATTAGAACCTCCATTGCTTAATGGAAACTTTTTGAAGACAACAATTTCATAAGGAAATAAAATGATCAGTGAGGGATACCTTCCAATAGCAAGTATCAAGATCAATttggggctgtttggatttttagtttccatcacccataattctgtttccatcactcataactcaaaattgGTGGGTCCCATGGCTGAGTAGTTTGTTTggatgtgttttcagtttttggttCCATCActtaattctctgatttttgagtgatgaattatggaaactgaaaacacattttaggcgTTTTAAAGTTATGAAAATAGAGTTATGATGACATTTTGGTAAATACACACATATTTGAGGGACCCACAGCATGTAAGTAGTCAAATttggtcttttttctttttcctttcacgcTGGgtgatcttcttctttttttatttttcctttcacgCTGGGTggtcttcttcctttttatttttttattttttttttcactgggtttggtgagtttgggtattgggggttgaaggaaaaaaaaatttaaaagctgTACCAAGTCAATCcgtgggtcccacaaaaagtaaatttttttgagttatcAAAATTGGAAACAAGTGCCAAACATGCCACCTTAGGAGTTGTAGTATTTTCAGTGATAATTGATGAGTTatagagtgatgagtgatgaaaattaagtgatggttttttaaaaaccaaacagcccttAGGTTCTCAACCTTTGCTGTTGGAGAGAGCAATATACAACGAGAGATGACCTTAAAAAAGGTGTGGATAGGCAACCAACGATCTTGTCAAATTCCACTTTTATCTCCTTTACTAACTCTCCATCTTAGGCTATTATTTAATGCCGTTTTCACTATGCTTTTGAAGCAAAACTACCATTTCAAGAATGATAAAAGAGTCCTGAAACATCTAGAGAAGATGAATTTGGAAAGTACATGAGATTTGAAAACTCAAAGAGTCTGAATAAGTTTTCTTCAACAATCGCCATTGTAACACTACAGTCAAATGTCTTACCCTTTGTTTGGTTTGAGAGGAAGAGGAGGGAAAGGAAGAGAAAGTAAATATTTTTCACTATTTAGATAGCATGatagaaaatgaaatgaactaATTTTGTTAAGAAATTTATCACTTGGACCCACATTTTCCCTTCCCCCTAATTCATTTTCTCTTATCTTCCATTCTCTTCCTTCAAACCAAACATAgggtttttctcaaaaaaagaaaaaaaaaaaaaccaaacatagGGTTATAGTTTAACATTTTAACAATTCTAGATATTTTCAATAGAAATAAAATGGTAACATTGCCAAATTATTTATAGCAATTAGCAGAAGCCCAGGGGAGTCGCTGCGAAAAAAAGGACAGAGTGACAGACAGTTCTCACACTCAGCTCTGCCTATTAATATACCAACATTACCAAAACACCCACACACAGGCCACAGACAGCTATGCCATAGTGCTCTCTGGCTCTCGGGCTTGTAGAAGCAGGTGAGTGTCTCGCATCCTATTGCGAGAGTTAGTCTGACCTTCTTTTAGTAAGGTCACTGGTAGGGTGGGTGGTGTGAGGTAGAGGTTCGTGTCTCTTTGTTCAAAATCAAAAAGGCTGCAGTATTGAAGTTTCATGGCAGAAGAACTTGAAGTGTTGTGGAAGAAGCTATCGTTTACGGAGGAAGAGACTGATGATGTCGAGCTTGGGAGTGGCAGTATGAAGGCGGCAATAGAAAGAGGGAGATTTTGTGCTGTCCTAAAGGTGCTCACAAGCAGAAGCGTTAGCCTAGACGCGCTGAGGAAGAACCTGAGAATGATGTGGAAActaaaaaaggaaatgaaaatgtCAGAAATTGAGGAGGATCTGTTCTTGGTGGAATTTGGAGATgagaaagacaaaaagaaagttATTGACATGAGTCCGTGGAGCTATGAGAAACAACTTGTAATAATACAAGAGTTTGAAGCTGAACTGATCCCAAAGGAGATAGAGTTGAAATGGTCACCCTTTTGGGTCCAAATTTTCAACTTGCCTTTGAAGTGTATGACAAGGGAGACGGGGATGGCAATAGGTTCAAAACTTGGAGAGGTCTTGGATGTGGATGTCCCCGATTCAGGAGTCCATTGGGGGAAGTGCTTGAGGGTGAGAATTCGAATAGACGTGACAAAACGTCTACTGAGGGGTAAACGGGTTTCCATTGAAGGTGGGGAGAGCCGGTGGGTCAACTTCAGATACGAACGGCTTCCAAACTTTTGTTACAGCTGTGGTTTGCTCAATCATAGTCTAAAGGAGTGCAATGATAGTTCAGCAAGTGTTATACAGAATAAGGGGGAGCTCCAATATGGGGCTTGGATGAGAGGAGAGCCTATGAGGAGAGGCAATAAGGATTTTCTCAATACGGGCATGGAAGGGGGTGCAGCAGGGAGGGGTGTTACCGGAGTTAGATCGGAAAAGGAGAGACCACAACCTGCTGAAGCAGGTGCGGTTGGTGAGGCCAGTAACACTCACGTGCCTAGGATTGAAGCTAGGGGTGATGATAGCCTTACATGGGATGAACCAAAAGTGGTTTCCTCAATGCCTCTGACAGAAAATCTTCACGAAGAAGGCAAAGTCAATCTGAAGGAAGGTAAAGCAAAAGATGTGATAGCACAAAATAGAGTAGAGGCTACTGATGGGAAAGCAGCACAACCCGAGGCCTCTGTTGAAATGCAGTGGGACAGGAGTACACGGCAAGTGGAAGATCCCactttcaaatttgaaaatgagtCGGTGCAAAGTTTGAAGGAGCACGCGACAAGCACGGACTCAGCTGATGTGTCACAGAGCCCAGTTGCGATGGTGTACGATGGCAAAGTGGGCTGGACTGCGGAAGTTCTTGGCCCACATAGCAAACACTGGAAACGGTTGGCTAGGGAGTCAAAGGGCAAAAGAGAAAGTGTTGAGTCTGGCccagaagggaaaaaaagaaatggaccAACTCCTTTACAAGAGCTGGATCCAAATGCAATTGatcagaaaaaaagaaaaggaacgAACCAAAGGAAGCTCAAAACAGAGAATGAAGTAGAGATGGCTGGCGGAGAGGCGGAGGCTGCGCTGCAGCCCCGCCGAGCCCAATGAACGTGATAGCTTGGAACTGCCGAGGTATGGGGTCCACCTTGGCAGTTCGTAATCTCACCGATGAGGTGAGGAATCGCGAACCCCTGTTGGTCTTTCTGGTGGAAACTAAGGCCAGGGTAAGTAGAATAAAAGGGTTACAAGCAAAACTGAACTACACGCAGGGCATCATCGTTCCTAGTGATGGCAGGAGCGGCGGCCTTGCTCTGTTGTGGAAGGAAGGAGCGGAGGTGAGTTTTAAAAGTTGTTCAAACGCTCACATAGATGTGGTTGTGCGAGAGAGTCCTTCATCACCTCCGTGGAGAGCTACCGGTTTTTATGGTCAACCGGAATCAGAGAAAAGGTATATTTCGTGGCAGTTGTTGGAAGCTTTACGGAATCAGTGTGATATGCCATGGATTGTCTTCGGcgattttaatgagattataTACTCTCATGAAAAAGCAGGGGGCTTGGCTAGAGATGGTAAACAGATGGCAAACTTTAGGGACTGCTTAGATAGGTGTGGTTTAACGGATTTAGGCTACGTGGGTCAGAGCTTCACTTGGTGTAACGGGCGGCATGGAGAGCAGAGAACCAAACTCAGACTGGATAGAATGGTAGCAAATGAAGAGTGGATGAGGTTATACCCGGAAGCAAGTGTGTACCATGTCTCTTTGTCCACTTCAGACCATTGCATGTTGGTTCtagccttgaaacgaagccagccAAGAAAACCAGTGAAAAAAAGGTTCATGTTTGAGGCTATGTGGACGAGAGAGGAAGGATGTAGGGAAATTATAGAATCAGTCTGGGACCCTCTTAGTGGTGATTCGGGATTATCAATCACGGGAAAATTGAGGCAATGTCAAGAGCATTTGCAGAGATGGAATTGGAGAGTTTTTGGGCACGTGAACAAGGTGCTGAGGCAGAAACAATCAAAACTCCAACAGCTTGAAGCCACGGAACTCGGGAATGAGAAGTCAGAGGAGATTAGGAAGATAAGGGCAGAAATAAATGAGTCTTTGCTTAGAGAGGAGATGATGTGGAACCAAAGGTCTAGAGCGTTATGGATCAAGTGGGGAGACCGAAACACAAAGTTCTTTCACGCCACAGCTAGTCAAAGACGAAGACAGAACAGGATATTGGGGCTGCTTGATGCTGAGGGGGTTCGGCAGGAGGATCAGGGGAGAATTGAGGAGATAGTGCTGGAGTATTTTGCTGCCATTTTCAAATCAGATTCCCCAACGTCCTTTGAAGCTAGTTTGAGTGCAATCAATACCCGTGTCACTCCTGAAATGAATGATGAACTGTTAGTAGAGTTCAAGGCGGATGAGGTGACGCGAGCAATCAATCAAATGCATCCTACAAAGTCTCCAGGTCCAGACGGTATGTCCCCGATCTTCTATCAAAAATATTGGGATTTGGTTGGATTTGATGTGATAAATTGTGTCTTAAATATTCTGAATGTTGGTGTCCTGCCTAGTGGTCTTAATGAAACTTACATTTGTCTAATCCCAAAAGTCAAAAATCCCCAAAGAAT
This DNA window, taken from Quercus robur chromosome 2, dhQueRobu3.1, whole genome shotgun sequence, encodes the following:
- the LOC126697119 gene encoding uncharacterized protein LOC126697119, with the translated sequence MAEELEVLWKKLSFTEEETDDVELGSGSMKAAIERGRFCAVLKVLTSRSVSLDALRKNLRMMWKLKKEMKMSEIEEDLFLVEFGDEKDKKKVIDMSPWSYEKQLVIIQEFEAELIPKEIELKWSPFWVQIFNLPLKCMTRETGMAIGSKLGEVLDVDVPDSGVHWGKCLRVRIRIDVTKRLLRGKRVSIEGGESRWVNFRYERLPNFCYSCGLLNHSLKECNDSSASVIQNKGELQYGAWMRGEPMRRGNKDFLNTGMEGGAAGRGVTGVRSEKERPQPAEAGAVGEASNTHVPRIEARGDDSLTWDEPKVVSSMPLTENLHEEGKVNLKEGKAKDVIAQNRVEATDGKAAQPEASVEMQWDRSTRQVEDPTFKFENESVQSLKEHATSTDSADVSQSPVAMVYDGKVGWTAEVLGPHSKHWKRLARESKGKRESVESGPEGKKRNGPTPLQELDPNAIDQKKRKGTNQRKLKTENEVEMAGGEAEAALQPRRAQ